One Phoenix dactylifera cultivar Barhee BC4 unplaced genomic scaffold, palm_55x_up_171113_PBpolish2nd_filt_p 000085F, whole genome shotgun sequence DNA segment encodes these proteins:
- the LOC103718089 gene encoding probable RNA helicase SDE3, protein MGTLGENTWDEEYSVIGEKPEVGFLDFEDDESLHSFNPLEEGSVVITIPFPFVGGKPQSALIGETSAYLINIRNTTSDPKELWSVRIFSANPEDSYALSLMEPPSDDADEGAKRSFMGLTYLEDRVLQPGQNLTIWLSCKPKEIGLHTSVIHFDLGDEKIERVAFLLAEDKVSQSLFSDKPYSRGSSRKKKFDYGQYVAGQRPPRASIQGFKYKLPQFAIPQDMREIVENKKVPEVITEGLNSNNYERYFSTLLVMEEVHLEQEMTAYDMECVTMKRRSYQFLSLEVPGLAERRPSLVYGDYIFAQLATDSSDNESRPYQGYIHRVEADEIFLRFNKDLHKHHRDEDLYNVSFTYNRVNMRRLYQAVRAAEKLGPELLFPCQSSHRRMIVASSFVQLNALLNREQVRSVEMILGCKGAPPYVIYGPPGTGKTITLVEAILQLYKTRRKAHILVCASSNNAADHILEKLLGEGVGVRENDIFRLNATSRPYEDVKPHFIRFCFFEDMVFKCPPLKALLRYKIIVSTYMSASLLYAEGIYNGHFSHIFLDEAGQASEPETMVPVSNLCARDTVIVLAGDPMQLGPVIYSRNAESYGLGKSYLERLFECKYYEIGDENYVMKLVRNYRCHPAILELPSRLFYKNELIACKEEKPTSIYDSVGLPNKAFPVLFFGIQGCDEREGSNPSWFNRIEASKVVEFIRKLIMNTDIDETDIGIITPYRQQVLKLKKALELLEMPDLKVGSVEQFQGQERQIIIISTVRSTVKHNEFDRVHSLGFLSNPRRFNVSITRARSLLIIVGNPHVIAKDRHWAKLLRYCMDNGSYQGCPLPVLESQDYPEEDAGFDCEPKIPESYSSNVDRWGEDVPVEYEQHADRWGEDAPTQYQWHQNKGEWGNDSSGANPQVESGSDNFNIQPTGWGDDDEVEETGRADDCKPTRWGEDRGKSEATDWNDQVAVLTGYLNIQPTGWDD, encoded by the exons ATGGGTACACTTGGTGAAAATACGTGGGATGAAGAATACTCAGTAATTGGAGAGAAGCCAGAAGTAGGGTTCTTAGATTTCGAGGATGATGAATCCCTCCACTCTTTCAATCCACTTGAAGAAGGTTCTGTTGTAATTACAATTCCTTTCCCTTTTGTTGGTGGGAAACCGCAGTCTGCTCTCATAGGAGAAACATCAGCATATTTGATTAATATTAGAAACACCACTAGCGATCCAAAAGAATTGTGGAGTGTTAGGATCTTCTCCGCAAATCCTGAGGATAGCTATGCTCTGTCATTGATGGAACCTCCATCTGATGATGCTGATGAGGGTGCAAAGCGTAGTTTTATGGGGTTGACTTATTTGGAGGATAGGGTTCTTCAGCCTGGGCAGAATCTCACGATTTGGCTGTCATGTAAACCAAAAGAAATTGGCTTGCATACGTCAGTTATTCATTTTGATCTGGGTGATGAAAAAATTGAGAGGGTGGCCTTTCTATTAGCAGAGGATAAAGTATCGCAGTCTTTGTTTTCTGATAAGCCCTATTCAAGAGGTTCCTCCCGAAAAAAGAAATTTGATTATGGCCAATATGTGGCAGGTCAACGCCCACCTCGGGCAAGTATACAGGGGTTTAAATATAAACTTCCTCAGTTTGCCATACCCCAAGATATGCGTGAAATTGTTGAAAATAAAAAGGTACCTGAAGTCATCACAGAAGGATTGAATAGTAATAACTATGAGAGATATTTCAGCACACTGCTTGTCATGGAAGAAGTTCATTTGGAG CAAGAAATGACAGCATATGACATGGAGTGCGTAACTATGAAAAGGAGGAGTTACCAGTTTTTGTCTCTCGAGGTTCCTGGATTGGCTGAGAGAAGGCCTTCACTGGTTTATGGAGACTATATATTTGCCCAGCTTGCAACTGACAGTTCAGACAATGAAAGCCGTCCTTATCAG GGTTACATTCACAGGGTCGAGGCTGATGAAATATTTTTACGATTTAATAAGGATTTACACAAGCATCACCGCGATGAGGATCTTTACAATGTTAGCTTCACATACAACAGAGTGAATATGAGGAGGTTATATCAGGCAGTTCGTGCTGCTGAAAAGTTAGGGCCAGAGTTGCTCTTTCCATGTCAGTCATCTCATAGAAGGATGATTGTAGCTTCATCATTTGTCCAACTGAATGCACTTCTAAACAGGGAGCAAGTGCGTTCGGTTGAAATGATACTTGGCTGTAAAGGTGCTCCTCCTTATGTCATCTATGGACCTCCGGGAACTGGTAAGACAATCACGTTGGTGGAGGCTATACTACAGCTCTACAAAACCAGGAGAAAAGCACACATTCTTGTTTGTGCGTCTTCAAATAATGCAGCAGATCATATTTTGGAAAAGCTGCTTGGTGAAGGCGTTGGTGTTCGAGAAAATGATATATTTAGGCTAAACGCAACCAGCCGCCCTTATGAAGATGTTAAGCCTCACTTTATCCGTTTTTGCTTCTTTGAAGATATGGTATTTAAATGCCCTCCACTCAAGGCTTTACTGCGTTACAAGATCATTGTATCAACATACATGAGTGCATCTCTACTATATGCTGAAGGCATCTACAACGGTCACTTCTCCCACATTTTCTTGGATGAGGCTGGTCAAGCCTCTGAGCCAGAGACAATGGTTCCTGTATCAAACTTATGTGCACGAGACACTGTCATTGTGCTAGCTGGAGACCCTATGCAGCTGGGACCTGTAATTTATTCGAGAAATGCAGAGAGTTATGGCTTGGGAAAATCATACTTGGAAAGACTTTTTGAGTGCAAATACTATGAAATTGGTGATGAAAACTATGTGATGAAGCTGGTAAGAAACTACCGTTGTCACCCAGCTATCTTGGAGCTCCCTTCAAGGCTTTTCTACAAGAATGAATTGATTGCTTGTAAAGAGGAGAAACCAACATCTATTTATGATTCAGTGGGTCTTCCAAATAAAGCATTTCCTGTTCTCTTTTTCGGAATTCAGGGATGTGATGAGAGGGAGGGTAGTAATCCATCTTGGTTTAATAGAATCGAGGCTAGTAAAGTAGTAGAATTCATCAGGAAACTGATTATGAATACTGACATAGATGAGACTGATATTGGAATTATTACTCCATACCGTCAGCAAGTACTCAAGTTAAAGAAAGCCCTTGAATTGCTTGAGATGCCAGATCTGAAGGTGGGAAGTGTTGAACAATTTCAAGGGCAAGAAAGGCAAATTATAATCATATCTACAGTCAGATCAACTGTTAAACATAATGAATTTGACCGGGTGCACAGTTTGGGATTCCTCAGTAATCCTAGAAGATTTAATGTTTCCATAACTCGTGCTAGATCCTTGTTAATCATTGTTGGAAATCCACATGTCATTGCTAAG GATAGACACTGGGCCAAGCTCTTAAGGTACTGCATGGACAATGGTTCATACCAGGGCTGTCCCCTACCTGTTCTAGAAAGCCAAGACTATCCCGAGGAAGATGCtggatttgattgtgaaccaAAGATCCCAGAGTCATACTCCAGTAATGTAGACCGGTGGGGTGAAGATGTGCCAGTGGAGTATGAACAGCATGCAGACCGGTGGGGTGAAGATGCTCCAACCCAGTATCAGTGGCACCAGAACAAGGGCGAGTGGGGTAATGATTCATCAGGAGCAAACCCTCAGGTTGAATCGGGTAGCGATAACTTCAATATCCAGCCAACTGGCTGGGGTGACGATGATGAAGTAGAGGAAACTGGTCGTGCTGATGATTGCAAACCAACTCGATGGGGAGAGGATCGTGGCAAATCAGAGGCCACTGACTGGAATGATCAGGTTGCTGTATTGACTGGGTACCTCAATATACAGCCAACCGGCTGGGATGATTAA